The DNA segment TGTTTTCCAAATATGAAATGATCGTTTAAAAATATGCCCACATCTCAGATGGATTCCCCCTGGTGCCCTGCATGGGGCAAGCGGAGGGGGGCCTCTATCTCCTCCCATGAGGAGTCAGGGTTGTGATGCCAACCAAAGGGAGGAGGCACCCTCACCCAGACGCCTGCACCCACCACAGCCCACACCATGGCCCCCTGGGCTCATTTCCTGGGCTGTGGAACAAAGTGCCCCAGCCTGGGTGGTTGAAACAAGGGAAGCTTGTTCACTCtcagctctggaggccagaagtctgaaatcaaggcatTGGCCAGGCTGGTTCCCTCTGAGTGTTGTTCCAggctctctcccagcttctgttGGTTGCAGGCCATCCTTGACATTCCTTGTCTCCCTGACACATCCCTCCaatttctgcctccatcttcacatagCATTCTCCTCTGTGTCTGAGTCCAGATGTCCCCTTCTTACAGGGACACCAGTCACAGTGGCTTAGGGCCCCACCCTGCTCCAGTATGaactcatcttaactaattacatctgcaatcaCCCTCTTTCCAAATTAGGTCATAATCAGTGGGCCCagtggttaggacttcaacagaAGAACTTGGGGGCAAGGACATAGCTCACTCCATAACATCCCCTTTCTCCTGGTCCCTCAGGACCCTTTCTGTAGGAATGAAAAAGCCCAGGCAACAACATTAAAGTGGGAAGCCACCAGCTTTCAGAGACACCGAGTGATTTGAGGGGTACAGATGGGTCACTCAAGGGTCACTGTTCAGAGGTTGCACCCGAGGGACAGGGGTCTCCAGGTGTGCGGGGAGGCCGCTGGCGCAGGCAGGCTGTGCCCGGCTCCACGCTGAGTTCCTCTCCCCATGTAGATTGGGCCGGAGCCGAGGTGACGTGAGTTCCCCAAGAAGGTACGGGTCACCCGTGTGTGTACgtgtgggaaggggtgggggggaagttGGCCAGAGTCAAACCGggagaaaagaagttaaaaaagcCCGCAAGCCCCGCCCCCAGCGGGAAGACCCAGGTCGGAGGTCAGATGCTGCCCTCGTCCAGCATCCTGGTGAGGCCCTCGCAGATCCTGCGCAGGTGGGAGCGGTAAGGCTCGGCGGGGCCGTAAAGCGCGGCCAGGAAGTCGCAATCCGCAAAGTGGCCGAACACGTGGTTGATGCGGCCGTGGGACTTGGCGGTCAGGTGCGCGCCCGCGGCCTGGTGCAGCAGGTCCCGGCACTCGAGCAGGGAGGCGGCCAGCACGCGCCGGTCGAAGGTGAAGTCCACCTGGTGAAAGCTGACAGCGGTCATGGCTAAGCGGCGCGCCTGCTGGCGGAAGCTCTGCAGCCGCGCCAGCTCCTCAGCGCCCAGCTGCCCACCGCGGAGCAGGACGCCCAGCTTCACGGCCACCTTGACCAGGTTCTTGACCACCTTCTGGGCCTCCTTGCGGCTGCGAGTGAACTCCTTGGTGGCGCGGTACAGCTCGTCCAGCACCTCGCTGCTCGTGTCATCGATGAATGCGGCTGCCACCGTCCTTGACGCCATCTTGCTCAGCAGCTTCTTCTGGGCCTGCAGGGCCAGGCTCTTGGTGCTGAAGGTGTCCATCCGCCCTGCTGGGGAGAGACAGACAAGCCGGCCTTCAGGTGCGCACGGCCCGGCCTCCAGGGCCTAACCTGGGTGGGCCACTAACGTTGGTGACCACCGTCTTCCCAATCCGGGAAATGGGCGCCCGCCAATAGCCTATCTCCAGGGGAGTCTATGGACTCCCGAGTGCTCATTCCACAGACCTACTCTGCGTGCCAGGACGGGTGTGTGTGGCAGACCAGTGAGCCCCCCAGGAACACGTAGCAAGTGTTATTGTCCGGAAAGCGGCAAGAGCCCATGGTGCATGCACCCCAGCAGATCGAGGTGGACCGGGCAGGCCTCCTGGAGAAAGGGACAGGTAAGAAAATGGGGACGGCTTccgcgggggggaggggggggggagatcTGCGTGCTCCAAGGCCTAGAGGAGGGAAATTCCGTGTAGCTGGAGCACAGAAGGCAAAAACCTACATAGGAAAAGTTTGGAAACAAAtagcattgaggagttccctgctggctcagcaggtttaagatctggtcttgtcactgctatggctcctgTCAGTGTCtggtgcgggttccattcctgacccaggaccttctatgtgctgtgggtgcggccaaggAAAAAAACATACCATTCACACCAAAGATATGATGACCCAAGGGACTCTAAGCGACCTAAGggaatttgtttctttaaaaaaaaggtcaggtgggagttcccgtcgtggcgcagtggttaacaaatccaactaggaaccatgaggttgcgggttcgatccctggccttgctcagtgggttaaggatccggcgttgccgtgggctgtgctgtaggttaaagacgcggctcggatccccgtgttgctgtggctctggagtaggccggtggctacagctccaattcgacccctagcctgggaacctcatatgccgcgagagcggcccaagaaatggcaaaaagacaaaaaaaaaaaaaaaggtcaggtgttcccttcgtggctcagcagaaatgaatctgactagtatccatgaggacacaggttcgatcactggccccactcagtgggttaaggatctggcgttgccatgagctgcagtgtaggtcgaagatgcaactcggatctggatctggtgttgctgtgggttgtggcataggccgtaggccggtggctacagttccaattcgacccctaggctgggaacctccatattccacgggtgtggccctaaaaagacaaaaacaaaaacaaaaaaaaaggtcaaaggaGTTAATGTGTAATGGTGAAATCTGGGTAGGGGGTTCTATTACGGTTTATTACTGTATATCgtatgttccctgtgctatacagtaggaccttgttgtttatccatcctataaaTACTAGTTTGCATCCTCTAAtctcaaactctcagtccatccctcccctcttccccctttggcaaccaaaagtctattctctgtgtctgtggatctgatcccattttgtagataagttcttCATTTgcatcacattttagattccacatatacatggcATTGTATAGCATTTATTGTTCTCTTTGCTTAGGATGAGAAtttccaagtccattcatgttgctgcaaatggcattatttcattcttttttatggctgagcaatattccattgtatatatgtgccacatcttctttatcaatttatctgtcagtggacacttaggttatttccaggtcttggctattgaatatagtgctgctatgaatataggtgtgcatatatcttttcaaattatagttttgttgtgatatatgcccaggagtgggattgctggatcctatggcaactctatttttagtttttgaggaacctctacactgttctccacagtagCTACACCAGTATACATTCCCACtcacagtgtagaagggttccctttctctacaccctctccagcatttcttttctttctttttttttttttttttgtctttttagagccgcaatcacagcatatgaaggttcccaggctaggtgtcgaattggagctgtagctgttggcctgcgccacagccacagcaatgtgggatccaagccatgtctgcgacctacaccacagctcatggcaaagctgaatccttaacccactgaatgaggccagggattgaactcgtatcctcatagatactagttgggttcgttaactgctgagccatgacggggaactctctctccagcatttatgtgtagattttatgatggccattttgactggtgtgaggtgataccccCTTGTAGtttcaatttatatttctgtaataattagggcatcttttcatgtgcctgttgaccatctgtatgtcttcttgggagaaatgtttgtttaagtcttctgcccattttttgattgggttggttttttgttactgagttgcatgagctgtttgtatattttggagattaatgagCAGAGCCTGATGAATCCCACTACTTGTGGGCCCTGGCACCAGCCCTCAAACCCACTGTATCCTTGCTGTGAGTTGAGAAGGGGCTCAAAGTGAGTTATCACTGGGGGGCAGCTTATCATCCCCCACCCTCATGCCAAAGTTCCATGAGACAGGGTCCTAGCCCCAACCCCTGGGCTGTTCAGGGTGGAGGAGCCTAGCTACCAATCCTGCCAGCCTCACCAGCCCCGTGAGTTTATGGTGGATGTCTCTGGGCCCTAAGTCAGTCCCTGAATGAGTCAGGTGGGCAGTGGCCTGGGTGGGGGTTCCCCAGGGCCATTGTGGGGTTTCTGGAAACCCATTGCTCCAATGATTCCTCTGACACAGAAACACTGACTTGCAATAGCTTCCACCTAGGAAAGGGCCTGGAAGGTGGCCAAGGTGAATGGCAGGCCAGCTCTCTAGTGACCAGGCCTCCAACCGCAGGAGCCTGGACCTCCGTCTGTCCCTTAAATCTATCTCCTTTTGTCCTTCTTGCCATAACAGTCTTCCAGATTCTCCAGGCTCTGGAGCTTCCTCCAGCACCAGAATTCTTCCTAAAGTGCACATCTGGGCTTGGCCTTTCCCTTCTAAGAACCAGCTAGCAGCTCCTCATGGCTCCCACGACCAAGCCCCACACCTCAGTCCAGCCCCTGCACTTCCCTGGTAAACTCCTATACATCCCCCAACACCTTGGCCCCCAAACCCTTGCCTCTTCCTTGGTGGACTCATAAACATCCCCCAAAGCCCTGACCCCTACCTAagtccccacctctcccccttgCAGTTTCATCCCTCAGCTCAGCCTGGATACCACTTTCTCTCAGAAACCATAGCTGAACAGCCACACTGACCATGAGGCACCTCCTGTAAGCCACATAACACCTCCAGGTCCCCCCATCACTGCCCTGTCCCCCTGGCTTTGCTTCCTCAGTGGTCTGCCTCACAGCAGGCCACAGTAGAGATAATGGGCCTCATCCCTTGTCCGTGGTGTCTTTGGAGACTCGAGAAACATCtgcctgctgaatgaatgagggagCCCGagacccacccccagccctcctcaCCCACTGCTGCTCCAGACTCTGGTCAGAATCCACCCCCACTGCAGCTGTAGGCCAGCCAGACCAGGAATGCCACATGGGCACCCACTCAACCCCAGGAACCCCCACAAAGCCTATCTTTGTGTAAACTCAGACCCCGGGAGAAGTCCCAAGCCTCAGCCGCCCTCTCCCTGCCCACAGAGGTCAGGGCGGGCCTGGAGATTAATGAACCAGTCTTCCCTGCCCCCTGTACCAGCCCTGGACCCTGTACACAGGCTGGGGCCAGAGCAAGGGTGCAGTTGACTCAGCGCCGCGTGGCAGGGCCTGCGCCAGCAGCATGTGCCCATTTCATCGTGTTTACCTGGTACTGAGCTGGTTGC comes from the Phacochoerus africanus isolate WHEZ1 chromosome 4, ROS_Pafr_v1, whole genome shotgun sequence genome and includes:
- the TNFAIP8L1 gene encoding tumor necrosis factor alpha-induced protein 8-like protein 1 isoform X3, with the translated sequence MDTFSTKSLALQAQKKLLSKMASRTVAAAFIDDTSSEVLDELYRATKEFTRSRKEAQKVVKNLVKVAVKLGVLLRGGQLGAEELARLQSFRQQARRLAMTAVSFHQVDFTFDRRVLAASLLECRDLLHQAAGAHLTAKSHGRINHVFGHFADCDFLAALYGPAEPYRSHLRRICEGLTRMLDEGSI
- the TNFAIP8L1 gene encoding tumor necrosis factor alpha-induced protein 8-like protein 1 isoform X2, producing MPVVGRMDTFSTKSLALQAQKKLLSKMASRTVAAAFIDDTSSEVLDELYRATKEFTRSRKEAQKVVKNLVKVAVKLGVLLRGGQLGAEELARLQSFRQQARRLAMTAVSFHQVDFTFDRRVLAASLLECRDLLHQAAGAHLTAKSHGRINHVFGHFADCDFLAALYGPAEPYRSHLRRICEGLTRMLDEGSI
- the TNFAIP8L1 gene encoding tumor necrosis factor alpha-induced protein 8-like protein 1 isoform X1; this encodes MPVVAGRMDTFSTKSLALQAQKKLLSKMASRTVAAAFIDDTSSEVLDELYRATKEFTRSRKEAQKVVKNLVKVAVKLGVLLRGGQLGAEELARLQSFRQQARRLAMTAVSFHQVDFTFDRRVLAASLLECRDLLHQAAGAHLTAKSHGRINHVFGHFADCDFLAALYGPAEPYRSHLRRICEGLTRMLDEGSI